The Acidobacteriota bacterium genome segment AACGGCCTCACGAACTCGTTGCGGTGCTACTGTCGTGGATAAATTTGGGAGGTTTGGCGAAAAAACATTCTTGGACTCGCCGTCCAGGGACCGGATCAGGAACTCCATATGGCCGGAGGGCAGTCCGATGTACTCCTGCATTTGTGCTAGCTCAGTATGCCGCAGGTCAGTGAGCCGTCGCGCTCGATTCCAGAACTCTTGACTCAAGGTTGCAGCCGTGAGCTGCCACTTCGCTCCCAGCTTGGCGATCGGCGCCGGCGACTCCAGGGAAAGTAGTTGAAAGGTTTTTTCTATTCGACGGTAACTGACGTTAACCGCCATTTGAATCTCGCGGAACGAAAGGCCATCGGGAGCATCTTCCAGTGCCGAGACCACCGCGTCGACCTCATTTTCGGTCGGGAAAGCACTTCTGATGAAATAGTCTGCGATCTCCGTATCCTCGTGACCGCTCAGGAGCACCCCGTATGCCGCTCTGAGTGCCCGCCCCGCCCGTCCGACCTGTTGGTAGTAGGCCACGACCGAGCCAGGGGCTTGGTAGTGAATTACAAATGCCAGATCCGGTTTATCGAATCCCATCCCTAGAGCCGTTGTTGCAACCAGCGCCTTGAGTTCGTTGTCGAGCAAGGCTTGCTCCAGTTCCGGTCGGCCCGCACCGGATCTGCTCGTGTATGCGGCCACGTTGAGACCGCGTGACCGGAGCCAGGAGGCCACGAGTTCGGCGTCGCGAACCGTCAGCGTATAGACAATTCCGCTGCCGGAGAGCGACCGCAACTGATCGGCCAGCCAGGCGAGACGCTCGGATTGGCTCGGCAGGCGGATGGTCTGAAGGGTGAGTGACGGGCGGGAAAGGTCACCCCGTGAAACCTCAAGATTCGGTCCAAGAATGTCTTCCAAGTCGGCCATGACACGGTCGTTTGCCGTCGCGGTGGTTGCCAATAGGCGGAGATTTGGCGGTAGCGTACGGACTATGCCTTCAATCAGACGATAATGGGGACGGAAATCATGACCCCAGTCCGATATGCAGTGCGCTTCGTCGATAACGAGCAGTGAGACCCGGTTCGCCACCGTCCACAGCACTTCCCGTAAGAACCTCTCGTTGGCCAATCGTTCCGGAGAAATGATAAGGATGTCCGTCTCATCGCGACGGACCGCTTCCTCTACTTCGCTCCAACGTTCCCGATTGTTTGAGTTGATCGTCTCGGCCCGGATTCCCATCCGTTCCGCTGCCAAAATCTGGTTTCGCATCAACGCCAGCAGGGGACTGACGAGTAGTGTCGGACCCAAACCCGCCTCACGCAGGAGCATTGTCGCAATGAAGTAGACGAAGCTCTTGCCCCAGCCTGTTTTCTGGACCACTAACAGCCGGCCTTTTCCCTCTACGACATGGCGAACAGCCTCTTCCTGACCGGTCCGGAAACGGACGCCGGAATCACCAACGCCTGCCCGAAGGAGCGACAAGGCACGACGCGAAATGTATCTCACGCTCCGATTCTCCCTACGGAGTTACGAAGACTGTTTGCTGATCTGGTCACCGCAATCTCGACCTCGAATCGGATCGAGGTCAGATACAGTTATTCTACCGTCTGCCTCCCACATGCTCTCTATAACGAGCCCGACTGCTCCAGCATGGAGGTGCCGGGCATCTATGGTTGCGCCGGCCTCTCGGACATCGTCTTCATGTTCAGCCGGGACGGCATCACGTTCACCCATTTTCGCGAGGCCTTCATCCGTCCCGGGCGGGACATCCGGAACTGGCACGGCAGGGCCATCGAAGTGGGACCCACGCTGGTTCCCACCGGCGACGGGGAGATGTCCCTTTACTTCGTGGAGAATTACGGAACCCAGACGGTCAAGATCCGGCGCGGCGTGCTGCGGGAAGACGGGTTCGTCTCGCTGCAGGGCAACTTCGAGGGCGGATCGGTCCGGACCCGGCCCTTCCGCTTCTCAGGCTCCCGGCTCACGCTGAACTACTCCACCTCGGCCGCGGGGAGCCTCCGGGTCGAGATCCAGGACCAGCGGGGAGATCCCCTGGAGGGCTTTGGCCTGGACGATTGCAAGTTGATCTTCGGCGACGAGCTACAGCGGACCGTCACGTGGAAGGGCGGCTCCGACCTGTCTGCCCTGGCCGGTCAGACCGTGCGAATGAAGATCGAAATCCGCGACGGCGACCTCTTCTCGCTGCAGTTCCATTAGGAACGCTTGGAGGGGGGACTTTCTTGTCC includes the following:
- a CDS encoding RecQ family ATP-dependent DNA helicase, translated to MRYISRRALSLLRAGVGDSGVRFRTGQEEAVRHVVEGKGRLLVVQKTGWGKSFVYFIATMLLREAGLGPTLLVSPLLALMRNQILAAERMGIRAETINSNNRERWSEVEEAVRRDETDILIISPERLANERFLREVLWTVANRVSLLVIDEAHCISDWGHDFRPHYRLIEGIVRTLPPNLRLLATTATANDRVMADLEDILGPNLEVSRGDLSRPSLTLQTIRLPSQSERLAWLADQLRSLSGSGIVYTLTVRDAELVASWLRSRGLNVAAYTSRSGAGRPELEQALLDNELKALVATTALGMGFDKPDLAFVIHYQAPGSVVAYYQQVGRAGRALRAAYGVLLSGHEDTEIADYFIRSAFPTENEVDAVVSALEDAPDGLSFREIQMAVNVSYRRIEKTFQLLSLESPAPIAKLGAKWQLTAATLSQEFWNRARRLTDLRHTELAQMQEYIGLPSGHMEFLIRSLDGESKNVFSPNLPNLSTTVAPQRVREAVAFLRRNSLIIRPRRTWPPGKRIDRDHQAERGRALSAWADDGWGDLVRQGKYVDNRFSDSLVDACVSLVRQWRPDPFPEWVTAVPSYCHPDLVPDFARRLAAALGLPFRVTMVKKEDRPEQKTMENSDKQARNIVGSVTVDKTAILKSPVLLMDDIVDSRWTFTVLTWELRRRGCDAVWPLALADAGGTQ